In Leptospira perdikensis, the genomic window CTCTTCTGTAGAAAGTTTTGTCAAAGGGAAGAGTTCTTTTAAAAAAGACCCTGCGTTGCTACTCCCTCCACCAATTCCCCCTTCGGGAGGAAGATACTTTTGTAAGCGGATGGAGATGGAAACCGGGTGAGAAAGGTGAGTGACTAACTTTTGAAAGGCTTTATAGAGAATGTTCTTTGTGAAATCACCTCTTTCGGAAACTTCTTCGAACTTGGAATGTCGGTAACCTTGGAGGTGGTTTTCGGAAACGAGACGGATCTCTGAGTTCGTTCCGCTTGAGAGGGTTTTGATTTCTACCTCCATCGGATCTCCCAAACTGATAGGAACGAAAACACTACGGATTTCATGTAACCCGTCTTCCCTTTTATACGGGATCAACAATCCAATGTTAATCTTTCCTTGCGAAAGAGTTTTTAAGGACATCATTTTTATGACTGCGTGTGAAGATTAGGTTTTGAAGGGGCAATTGATTGTAAGTGGAATTGGATGGAGTCTTTTAATTCCTTCGGCTCAGAAACTAGAACCGAAGTTCCATATCCCAGGATGGTTTGGATAAACCAATTTTTGTCTCGGATCGGAGCCTGGAATTCTCGGTATAAAGAATCACCGATTTGTTTTTGGACTCCGGTAGATTTCAGGTTGAGTTTCATTCCTAAATGATAAGAAGCGGAGTCAGTAATCCATACTTTAGCAACGTCTTTGTTTTCCGAATCGGCACCAAACAGTTGTTTGAAACCTTCTAAAAATTCCCCTGCCGTATCCGGAAGATTAGTGTATTTTGTATCAGTGATCGTGATCTCTAAAATATAATCCAATCGAAAAGATCGGAATCCTTTCTTGGTGAGATCGTAAGCCAAAAGGTAAGAATCGTTTTCTTCCCAGAGTAACCAGGGCGCCAGTGTCCTTGTTTCTTTTTCCTTAGTATCTCGTTTCCAGTAAACAATTGTTAGTGTTTTTTTTTCATCAATTGCTTTCACAATCGTATCTTTGGACTTTTGATAAGGGGACCAATCCCCAGAAGGAATCACTGAGTCAATTTTGTTTAAAATAGAATCATTTAGTTTGGAATCTTCTTTGGTTTTTTGTGTGACCAAAAGTGATCTAAGGAGTGACCATTCTTTCGGTGAAAGAGGGAGCGCAGAATCTACAGCAATAGGAAGTCGGATTTTTACCTTCTCCCCATCAAAATCTAAATCCACTGCATCAGTTGGTGAATAAGGATACATCTCAATCATATACAACTCACCTAAATCTTTTTTTAGAGCTGCGATTGATTTGTGGCCAGTAACGCTTTGAATTTCTTCTAACCCAAGCCCTTCTGGATGAGAAGCCAGAAGGCGGATTAAATTTAATTTGGAAGCGGCCCGAGCAGTGGATGGATTCATTATGCTTCTAGAATTACTTTCAATTCCTTTGCGTTAGATGCACATAATGATTGTTTTTCGATGTTTTTTGCCTTTAAGTGTCCACCAGTAAGTCTTTGACTCACAACACTTGGTCCAAAGTCAATGATTGTGTTGATGGCACTATCATTAAAAATTGGTGCAATCGCCAAATCCCAATAAAGCGGTTCAATCAAAACCATTTTAAAAAGGATGTCACGAAGGTTTCCATCTTTTTGTAAATTGTGACCATCGAAGATACTATATACAGGAACTTTTAAATCAGCACCTGTATAAGGGAATGGAACTACAGATGCATCTTCTGCATTGAATTTATCAAGTGATGTTTCCATAAATGGGCAATGGAAAGGTGCAGTTGTTTTTAAATATACAAACTTAAATTTTTTCTCGTCCATCTCAGCCTTCCATTGTTTACGGAATGCAAGGAGTGAAGAAGGAAGTGCAGAAAGAATCATCGAATCAGGAGTATTGTATAGAGAAATAAAAACAGTATCTTGGCCTTTGAGTCCAAGAGAATCATTGGTTTTTTTCACTCTTTCTTCTAATTCATCTTTTGTATAACCAATCACTGCAACCATTGGTGCTGGATTTTTATCACCGTTTGCTTCGTTTTCTTTTACGATTTCTTCCGAAACAACAAAGTTAGGATAAACTTTTTGACCGTTAAATCCGAGGTAAAAAACAAATTTTAAAAAGTCAGAGTAAGCTTTTAGAAAATCAGCTCCGTCTTTTCCGAGACCAACTAGTGCAGATGCAATAACACCTTGGCTATGTCCACTCACAGCACCAGTTGCTTTGATGAGTTCTGCAGTCGGGTATCCACGTTTTGAAACCAAAACGTAATTTGCAATCTGTGTCATAAAGATTCCCGGAACAGAAATTGGCGCACGGGCCAAATAATCTTCTGATGGAGCGCCGTCTGGGTTCTCAATCCAAGCTTTGAAGTCAAATCCTTCGTTGAGAAGAGGACTTTTACCATCACGGGCAGCAATTTCAGCAATCGTTTTGAAACTTGTTTCGAAAAATTCTTTGAGTTCTGGTTCTGCGTATAATTTTACGAGTTCTTTTAGATAAGGTGAACCCTGTCCTCCAAATTGAAGGAAAAATTTTTGTGAATTTTGGAGGGTACCAGTAAGGAGTTTGGCCGATGTCATTTTATCTTCCTGAGATATGATTTTTCTGTTACCGTACAGATCGGACTTCCTAGAACAAGGAGAAAATTCGAGGGAGGAACCTAAGAAAGGGACTGGAATTTTGTATTTAATGTCTTTGGAGAGTGAATTTCGAGGGAAAGTGGGTCAATTTGGGTTGTCAGTGGCGAAGGAAAGCGGGTGTAAAAGGTGAGCGAGTTACTTTTTCGCCTGGCCGGGTTTAGGAAGTGCGTGAAAAGGGATACGGGATGGATTTTTTCCCGATTTGGAACTGGAAACTGGGTGTAAAAGGAAAGTAAGTCACTCTTTTACTGATCAGATTTGGAAAATGAGGAAGAGACGAGTGACCCCGTTGGCTCACTTTGGTCTGTTCATAAGAGAACGACTAGTGATTCTAAAAGATAATTGAAGGCAAAAGGAAAGTCACTTACCGTTTCCAGCGACTTTCTAAAGAAAACCACTTACAAAATAAAGGCCGTGTCGAATGAAAGCCCTCATCGAAGTTGAGCGGCTTTCCAAATCGCGCCAGGATTCAAATTAAGCGGCTTTACTTTGTTCGAGGTTGGATTTTATACGTTCGTGGTCCAAGGCTAAAAGAACGGTATTTTCAAAATAGGTAGAAAAATCGATTCTTCCGGAAGAATAGTCTTCGTGGAGAAGGGCTAAAAGAAGATAGAACATAGATCCTCCTGGTGGTTCCGAATCTATTAATGTGACATAATTCGGAAAGTCTTTTTCGGCTAAAGAGTTACAATGAGTGTCGACCAGATTCCAAAATTTTGAAGGAAAATAATCACCGATAGGCGGGATTTGGGATTTCCTCTTTACAAAGTCTTCATTTCTCATCTTTTACGAGCGTATGTTTGCCTCTCTCGCTCCTATCGATTATCTCATCCTATTGGTCTTTGTTGGGTTTATGGTTTTGATTGGGATTCTTTTAAAGAAAGCCATGAACCAATCGAGAGATTTCCTCCTAGCGGGTCGAAAAATACCCAGTTGGATTACTGGTATTGCTTTTATCTCTGCCAATATTTCCGCCTTAGAATTGTTAGGGATGAGTGCGAGTGGTGCGGAATATGGATTTTTGACATTTCATTTCTATTATTTGGGTGCGATTCCAGGTATGATTTTTCTAGGAATCTTTATGATGCCCTTTTACTATTCTTCAAAAATCAGAAGTGTTCCGGAATATTTGCGTTATCGTTTCAATAGACCAGCGCATCTTTTGAATGCCTCTATCACCTTAGTATCGTTAGCACTTGGGTCGGGTATTTATCTGTATTCTTTGTCCTTGGTGTTTGAAACGATGTTTGGTTGGAATCCACATCTTTCGATTCTTTTTAGCGCCTGTATTGTTTTGATTTATACTTACTTCGGTGGACTTAGTTCTTCTATTTATACAGAGGTAATGCAGTTTTTTTTTACTGTTCTTGGTCTTTTCCCTTTAGTAGTCATCGGACTAATAAAGTTAGGTGGTTGGGATGGTCTCATGCAAAAAATCCCAAATTCACATAAACATATGTGGCAGGGACTTGTGAGTGGACAAAATGAACTTGGATGGGATTTATTAAGTGTGACAGTTGGGCTTGGTTTTGTATTATCTTTTTCTTATTGGACTTGTGGATTTACAGAAGTACAACGCGCGATGGCTGCTAAAGATTATAGAGCAGCAAGGAGAACTCCTCTTATCGGAGCTATGTTCAAATTGTTTCTGCCATTTTTAACCGTAATCCCTGGGTTAATTGCCTTAACAGAATTTTCAAAGGAAATGAATGGAGAATATAATAAAAGTTTTATAATACTTCTAAAGAATTTTTATCCTTCTGG contains:
- a CDS encoding WYL domain-containing protein, with translation MNPSTARAASKLNLIRLLASHPEGLGLEEIQSVTGHKSIAALKKDLGELYMIEMYPYSPTDAVDLDFDGEKVKIRLPIAVDSALPLSPKEWSLLRSLLVTQKTKEDSKLNDSILNKIDSVIPSGDWSPYQKSKDTIVKAIDEKKTLTIVYWKRDTKEKETRTLAPWLLWEENDSYLLAYDLTKKGFRSFRLDYILEITITDTKYTNLPDTAGEFLEGFKQLFGADSENKDVAKVWITDSASYHLGMKLNLKSTGVQKQIGDSLYREFQAPIRDKNWFIQTILGYGTSVLVSEPKELKDSIQFHLQSIAPSKPNLHTQS
- a CDS encoding ACP S-malonyltransferase, producing the protein MTSAKLLTGTLQNSQKFFLQFGGQGSPYLKELVKLYAEPELKEFFETSFKTIAEIAARDGKSPLLNEGFDFKAWIENPDGAPSEDYLARAPISVPGIFMTQIANYVLVSKRGYPTAELIKATGAVSGHSQGVIASALVGLGKDGADFLKAYSDFLKFVFYLGFNGQKVYPNFVVSEEIVKENEANGDKNPAPMVAVIGYTKDELEERVKKTNDSLGLKGQDTVFISLYNTPDSMILSALPSSLLAFRKQWKAEMDEKKFKFVYLKTTAPFHCPFMETSLDKFNAEDASVVPFPYTGADLKVPVYSIFDGHNLQKDGNLRDILFKMVLIEPLYWDLAIAPIFNDSAINTIIDFGPSVVSQRLTGGHLKAKNIEKQSLCASNAKELKVILEA
- a CDS encoding sodium:solute symporter family protein is translated as MFASLAPIDYLILLVFVGFMVLIGILLKKAMNQSRDFLLAGRKIPSWITGIAFISANISALELLGMSASGAEYGFLTFHFYYLGAIPGMIFLGIFMMPFYYSSKIRSVPEYLRYRFNRPAHLLNASITLVSLALGSGIYLYSLSLVFETMFGWNPHLSILFSACIVLIYTYFGGLSSSIYTEVMQFFFTVLGLFPLVVIGLIKLGGWDGLMQKIPNSHKHMWQGLVSGQNELGWDLLSVTVGLGFVLSFSYWTCGFTEVQRAMAAKDYRAARRTPLIGAMFKLFLPFLTVIPGLIALTEFSKEMNGEYNKSFIILLKNFYPSGMLGLGTTALLAAFMAGMSSSITAMNTIFTYDIYQTYINQNREDKDYLKIGKLCTMFAVLFAVFASYIAMQFENIMNYIQLLFSFFNAPLISIFLLGMFWRRASGWSAFYGMLFGTTSGLVHFILYSFGILYYKSDMVSNFYGAIYSGLVCFLTMVLVSFMETEDLNKDLHGLIYSDRDHSNPFWDPRILAWGVGLIVLLAGFNIIFA